The proteins below come from a single Drosophila teissieri strain GT53w chromosome 3L, Prin_Dtei_1.1, whole genome shotgun sequence genomic window:
- the LOC122617280 gene encoding uncharacterized protein LOC122617280 isoform X3: MIAINGAKVSRLLNRGHLINLARNTIAISNMNLNKARNEMITMSEQVCKDAEQWQRGIQNGQAAMRQIRTINLKLFSTENKLNNADSRKELQTTEKRINQLYQRLQRPLATIDKILKTLTEIRDNTARMLSRLTLFLDDDTLAKHRITPKLESSKLLVVLQFLSYRYDAEWEVKEMVTTWRASATPMSWIL, translated from the exons ATGATCGCAATTAATGGGGCCAAAGTTAGTCGGCTGCTTAATCGTGGACACTTGATCAATTTGGCACGCAATACGATCG CAATTTCGAACATGAATTTGAACAAAGCcagaaatgaaatgattaCGATGTCCGAGCAAGTGTGCAAGGATGCGGAGCAGTGGCAAAGGGGGATCCAGAATGGTCAGGCGGCCATGAGGCAAATCAGGACCATAAATCTTAAGCTATTCAGCACGGAGAATAAGCTCAACAATGCGGACTCGCGTAAGGAGCTCCAGACCACGGAGAAACGAATCAACCAGTTGTACCAACGCCTCCAACGTCCTCTCGCTACGATAGACAAAATATTGAAGACCCTGACCGAGATCAGGGACAACACTGCCAGGATGTTAAGCCGCTTGACCCTATTTTTGGACGACGATACACTGGCGAAGCACAGGATAACGCCCAAGCTCGAGAGTTCCAAGCTTCTGGTGGTGCTGCAGTTTCTAAGCTACCGTTACGATGCGGAATGGGAGGTCAAGGAGATGGTC